One stretch of Pigmentiphaga aceris DNA includes these proteins:
- the mntP gene encoding manganese efflux pump MntP — protein sequence MNYLSVIFLAFAMSTDAFAAAIGKGATLHKPKLREALRTGLIFGVIEGITPVIGWAIGLSAARYITAWDHWIAFTLLLVLGGRMILAGLRKPDEAEQKPTKHTFWVLAVTAFATSIDALAVGVGLAFIDVNIASAAVTIGLATMLMVTVGVMLGRVVGKAIGQRAEMIGGVVLIIVGATIVYQHLHAA from the coding sequence GTGAATTACCTTTCTGTTATTTTCCTGGCCTTCGCCATGTCGACCGATGCGTTTGCCGCAGCGATCGGCAAGGGGGCCACGCTGCACAAACCCAAGCTGCGCGAAGCACTGCGCACGGGTCTTATCTTTGGTGTGATCGAAGGCATCACGCCCGTCATCGGTTGGGCGATTGGCTTGAGCGCTGCGCGCTACATCACGGCCTGGGATCACTGGATTGCGTTCACGCTGTTGTTGGTGCTTGGCGGCCGCATGATTCTTGCCGGCTTGCGCAAACCTGACGAAGCAGAACAGAAACCCACCAAGCACACCTTCTGGGTATTGGCCGTCACCGCCTTTGCGACCAGCATCGACGCACTTGCTGTCGGCGTGGGCCTGGCATTCATCGATGTGAACATTGCCAGTGCCGCCGTCACCATCGGCCTGGCCACCATGCTGATGGTCACCGTCGGCGTCATGCTGGGACGCGTGGTGGGCAAGGCAATCGGTCAACGCGCAGAGATGATCGGCGGCGTGGTGCTGATCATCGTCGGCGCAACCATCGTGTATCAACACCTGCATGCGGCCTGA
- a CDS encoding FAD-dependent monooxygenase, which yields MSSPLAVISGAGIAGLAAAWWLHCAGWRTVVVERAPHLRDSGHMMGLSGPGLATVRKMGLVPRLQTVAYPDRGPHIYRSRNDRDILRVDYRNLLTGIEWITLRRTELVRILHEETAGCTDLRLNTTITAFDNRDTGIGVQLSDGSQLDADLLIGADGVHSTLRRQVFVPDAACLRPLGYRYAAYDVPDAGSLGEGFISYPEPGIQSEYYGLTQGRLAALHVWRSQVDGFVPPTERRALLQSLSTRSHPFVRATLAALEPDAELVIDDLAMVELPSWRSQRVVMLGDAAHSLSLISGQGAGMALASASVLANELERAAGHGQTPNATQLDAALSTHDARLRPSVLKLQQRSRKLAPAFVPATAWAFHLRNLALRAMPGVMIKRFFLSGLKSEAEAMAALR from the coding sequence ATGAGTTCTCCCCTCGCCGTGATCAGCGGCGCTGGCATTGCCGGCCTGGCCGCCGCCTGGTGGTTGCATTGTGCCGGCTGGCGCACCGTGGTGGTCGAGCGCGCGCCCCACTTGCGCGACAGCGGTCACATGATGGGCCTGTCTGGCCCGGGCCTGGCCACGGTGCGAAAAATGGGCCTGGTGCCGCGCCTGCAAACGGTGGCCTATCCCGACCGAGGCCCGCACATTTATCGCAGCCGCAACGACCGCGACATCTTGCGTGTCGACTATCGGAATCTGCTGACCGGCATCGAGTGGATCACGCTGCGCCGTACCGAACTGGTTCGCATCCTGCACGAAGAAACTGCCGGCTGTACCGACTTGCGCCTGAACACCACGATCACCGCATTCGACAACCGGGACACCGGCATCGGCGTGCAATTGTCCGATGGCAGTCAACTAGACGCAGACCTGTTGATCGGCGCAGATGGCGTGCACTCCACCTTGCGTCGACAGGTGTTCGTGCCCGATGCGGCATGCCTGCGTCCGCTTGGCTACCGCTACGCCGCCTACGACGTGCCCGACGCCGGCAGTCTGGGCGAAGGCTTCATCTCGTACCCCGAACCCGGCATTCAAAGCGAATACTACGGATTGACCCAAGGCCGGCTGGCCGCGCTGCACGTATGGCGCAGCCAAGTCGATGGCTTTGTTCCCCCAACCGAGCGACGCGCATTACTGCAAAGCCTGAGCACCCGCAGCCACCCGTTCGTGCGCGCCACCCTGGCTGCGCTCGAACCCGATGCCGAGCTGGTCATCGACGACCTGGCGATGGTGGAACTGCCATCGTGGCGCAGCCAACGGGTGGTGATGCTGGGTGACGCAGCCCACAGTCTGTCGCTGATCTCCGGCCAGGGTGCAGGCATGGCGCTGGCCTCGGCAAGCGTGCTGGCAAACGAACTGGAGCGCGCGGCCGGGCATGGCCAGACGCCCAATGCCACGCAACTGGATGCCGCACTCAGCACCCACGACGCGCGCTTGCGGCCGTCGGTGCTGAAACTGCAGCAACGCAGCCGCAAGCTTGCGCCAGCATTCGTGCCCGCCACCGCATGGGCCTTCCACCTGCGCAACCTGGCACTGCGCGCCATGCCGGGCGTGATGATCAAACGCTTCTTCCTGAGCGGCTTGAAGTCCGAGGCAGAGGCGATGGCAGCCCTGCGATAA
- a CDS encoding phosphoethanolamine transferase, translating to MTFSLYAKDGSGPPRADRQTRWLMAVALMAITTVFIVNGHDGRRLLQMCALVLPVVAWQLWPVRHVAWRTLRALVTWLVTVSFVIDGAVRAYISNTYQAAPDGSMVLGAIANTSRSESAEYLQMYWQQCLTSAIAVLVAVVLLGVCVRLGARPPAASSADRMAMGKGGRRVLGAALAACLMVSALGYISKPWRRLHPMVFWPAWSESVAGVRASWHHQETARQYALNDAIAAKPTLGNNDPATVVLVISESINRDNLGVYGYARATSPAMAAQKQVLADQLLKMRNAWSVEATTIPSLQGMLHLRNEEPSPLHILALARAAGFKVWWIGNQDDVAIENLHAKLADEVELVNRTPGRASASPDTAVLAPMRAAMADPSPRKLIVVHLIGAHPHYLLRFPKGANPFDHADDAVDQAMREQGRAAWVREFRQDYDAALLNHDSVMAELLTTCQKGAKPKEYRAWMFLSDHGQEVGHVMNHAGHSQSTPAGYRIPAFIWQNTPRHALPAGVSERPFRADWASMTLAGLMDIRWDGYQPSQDVLNAGYQWQAPTLGTPIKSFVD from the coding sequence ATGACTTTTTCCCTGTATGCCAAAGATGGATCCGGCCCGCCACGCGCGGATCGACAGACGCGCTGGTTGATGGCGGTGGCTTTGATGGCGATTACCACGGTGTTCATCGTCAACGGGCACGATGGGCGGCGCTTATTGCAAATGTGCGCGCTGGTCTTGCCGGTCGTTGCATGGCAGTTGTGGCCGGTACGCCATGTGGCATGGCGCACCCTGCGGGCCTTGGTCACCTGGTTGGTGACCGTAAGCTTCGTGATCGATGGTGCCGTGCGTGCCTACATCTCCAACACCTATCAGGCCGCACCCGATGGGTCGATGGTCTTGGGGGCAATCGCCAATACCAGTCGTTCGGAAAGTGCGGAATATTTGCAGATGTACTGGCAACAATGCCTGACAAGTGCGATTGCCGTGCTGGTTGCGGTGGTGTTGCTTGGCGTGTGCGTTCGTTTGGGCGCACGGCCGCCAGCAGCCAGCAGCGCCGACCGTATGGCGATGGGAAAAGGTGGGCGTCGCGTGCTGGGTGCGGCACTGGCCGCATGCCTGATGGTCAGCGCGCTGGGGTACATCAGCAAGCCCTGGCGTCGTCTGCATCCGATGGTGTTCTGGCCTGCCTGGAGTGAATCGGTGGCAGGCGTGCGTGCCAGTTGGCATCACCAGGAAACCGCGCGCCAATATGCATTGAACGACGCCATCGCCGCAAAACCCACGCTGGGAAACAACGATCCTGCGACGGTGGTGCTGGTGATTTCCGAGAGCATCAATCGCGACAATCTGGGCGTGTACGGCTATGCGCGGGCCACCAGCCCTGCAATGGCTGCACAGAAGCAGGTGCTGGCCGATCAATTGTTGAAGATGCGCAATGCGTGGTCGGTTGAAGCGACCACGATTCCTTCCTTGCAAGGCATGCTGCACTTGCGCAATGAAGAGCCGTCGCCGCTGCACATACTTGCGCTGGCGCGCGCGGCTGGCTTCAAGGTCTGGTGGATCGGCAATCAGGACGATGTTGCTATCGAGAACCTGCACGCCAAGCTTGCCGACGAAGTTGAACTGGTGAATCGCACACCGGGCCGAGCCAGCGCTTCGCCCGATACCGCCGTGCTGGCCCCGATGCGTGCCGCCATGGCTGATCCCAGTCCGCGCAAATTGATCGTGGTGCATCTGATCGGCGCGCATCCGCATTACTTGCTGCGGTTCCCGAAAGGCGCGAATCCGTTCGATCACGCCGATGATGCGGTAGACCAGGCCATGCGCGAACAGGGGCGTGCTGCCTGGGTGCGCGAGTTTCGACAAGACTACGATGCCGCCTTGCTCAATCACGATAGTGTGATGGCCGAACTGTTGACCACCTGCCAAAAAGGTGCAAAGCCAAAGGAGTATCGGGCCTGGATGTTCCTGTCGGATCATGGGCAGGAAGTTGGCCATGTGATGAACCATGCCGGCCATAGTCAATCCACCCCGGCCGGTTATCGGATTCCTGCTTTCATCTGGCAGAACACGCCGCGCCACGCCCTGCCCGCAGGGGTAAGTGAACGGCCGTTCCGGGCAGACTGGGCCAGCATGACGCTGGCCGGTCTGATGGACATTCGATGGGACGGGTATCAGCCGTCGCAGGATGTGTTGAACGCCGGCTACCAGTGGCAAGCGCCGACCTTGGGCACGCCGATCAAGTCGTTTGTGGATTGA